GCGCGCCCTTGAGCATACGCAGGGCCAGCGGCGACTTCTCCAGCATCTCCCTGGCCCATTTGACCGTTTCGGTCTCGAGCTCGGCGAGCGGTACGACCGCGTTGACCAGGCCCCAGCCGAGGGCGGTCTGCGCGTCGTACTGGCGGCAGAGATACCAGATCTCGCGGGCCCGCTTCAGGCCGACGGTCTCGGCCAGCAGCCAGGAGCCGTAGCCGCCGTCGAAGGAGCCGACCTTGGGGCCGGTCTGGCCGAAGACCGCGTTGTCGGCGGCGATGGACAGGTCGCAGCACACGTGCAGCACATGGCCGCCGCCGATGGCGTAACCGGCGATCATCGCGATGACCGGCTTGGGGCAGCGGCGGATCTGGACCTGCAGGTCGAGCACGTTGAGCCGGCCGACGTGCGGGGTGGACTTGTCGACGTAGCCGTCGTCGCCGCGGATCTTCTGGTCGCCGCCGGAGCAGAAGGCCCTGTCGCCCGCGCCGGTGAAGATGATCACACCGACCCCGGCGTCCTCCTGGGCGGCGTTGAAGGCGTCCTTGAGCTCGAAGAGCGTCGTCGGGCGGAACGCGTTGTGCCGCTCCGGCCGGTTGATCGTGATCTTGGCGATGCCCTCG
This region of Streptosporangium sp. NBC_01495 genomic DNA includes:
- the menB gene encoding 1,4-dihydroxy-2-naphthoyl-CoA synthase, giving the protein MAAETAPERDGAVDWKRSGQYEDIIYETGEGIAKITINRPERHNAFRPTTLFELKDAFNAAQEDAGVGVIIFTGAGDRAFCSGGDQKIRGDDGYVDKSTPHVGRLNVLDLQVQIRRCPKPVIAMIAGYAIGGGHVLHVCCDLSIAADNAVFGQTGPKVGSFDGGYGSWLLAETVGLKRAREIWYLCRQYDAQTALGWGLVNAVVPLAELETETVKWAREMLEKSPLALRMLKGALNAVTDGAAGMQQFAGDATLLYYMSEEAQEGRDAFKEKRAPDFGRFPRRP